In one Thermodesulfobacteriota bacterium genomic region, the following are encoded:
- the phnE gene encoding phosphonate ABC transporter, permease protein PhnE, whose amino-acid sequence MQKEATLEDLAPRLTPRRKIALTVMGITISAILIFSYVWCDISPFKVWNKRQNAFEYLFGRQVDEIDKKTARHSAKRLPQIIAQEEARSQVREKYKALQSDQKPDHRKKNREIEDLVKKILADQDPVERQRMIDEEYIRLLDLKRGGFFPPETRSFKLLSYSTALLETVMMAIWGTLLAVIAAIPFSLFAAKNVLELIAPGESFFHRSLRWISYFVVRRLLDSARGFNEFVMALMFVAIIGLGPFAGILALFIHTTGILGKVFSEAIEAIEPGQVEALVSTGSGSGQVISFSIIPQVMPTIVSYSLLRFESNVRSATILGFCGAGGIGFLMFDKLNGYLYREVCMMMIMVIVSVSILDYLCGKLRNYFI is encoded by the coding sequence ATGCAAAAAGAGGCTACTCTAGAAGATCTTGCGCCGAGACTAACTCCCCGGCGCAAGATCGCCCTGACTGTCATGGGTATCACCATCTCAGCTATATTGATTTTCAGTTACGTATGGTGCGACATCAGCCCTTTCAAGGTCTGGAACAAAAGGCAAAACGCCTTTGAATACCTTTTTGGCAGGCAGGTAGATGAGATTGATAAAAAAACCGCCCGCCACAGTGCCAAAAGGCTGCCTCAAATTATCGCTCAAGAGGAAGCTCGCAGCCAAGTGCGTGAGAAATATAAGGCACTTCAATCAGACCAGAAACCGGATCACAGAAAAAAAAACAGGGAGATTGAAGATCTGGTTAAAAAGATTCTTGCTGATCAGGATCCTGTGGAGAGGCAAAGGATGATCGATGAAGAATATATCCGGTTGCTGGACCTGAAAAGGGGCGGGTTTTTTCCCCCTGAAACCCGCTCTTTCAAATTATTATCATACTCCACAGCGCTTTTGGAAACAGTGATGATGGCCATCTGGGGGACCCTTCTCGCCGTTATTGCGGCTATTCCCTTTTCACTTTTTGCCGCAAAAAACGTTCTTGAACTTATTGCACCCGGAGAAAGCTTTTTTCATCGCAGTCTCCGGTGGATATCATATTTTGTGGTGAGGCGGTTGCTGGATTCCGCTCGAGGCTTTAATGAGTTTGTCATGGCGCTTATGTTTGTTGCCATTATCGGTCTGGGGCCTTTTGCCGGTATCCTTGCTTTGTTTATCCACACGACCGGCATTCTGGGAAAAGTTTTCAGCGAGGCGATTGAAGCCATTGAACCCGGCCAGGTGGAAGCGCTTGTCTCTACCGGCAGTGGTTCCGGTCAGGTGATTTCTTTTTCCATCATTCCGCAGGTAATGCCAACCATAGTCAGCTACAGTCTGCTGAGGTTCGAATCAAATGTTCGCAGTGCCACCATTCTGGGTTTTTGCGGCGCCGGTGGAATCGGTTTTTTGATGTTCGATAAGCTAAACGGTTACCTTTACCGTGAAGTCTGCATGATGATGATCATGGTAATCGTTTCGGTCAGTATTCTGGATTACTTGTGTGGAAAGTTGAGAAATTATTTTATCTAG
- the phnD gene encoding phosphonate ABC transporter substrate-binding protein, whose translation MLKKRIFMMVCSFVVLMMVAVTFANANPANWPKKVRIGLIPTEGGADIIARFKPLINHLESVLGIEVEGKSASDYAGIITAMTHKHIEFAYFGPKSYTDAANKANAQAVALEMGESGQKGYYGVIISKKGSGIKTLEQAKGHGFAFNDPNSTSGYLVPMVLFKRDLKVDPKKYFKHVKWSGSHGASILGVKNGTIEVASTNDIDLRRMAEKGQVSNDDFNILWTSDLIPGSPMCVRGDLPESLKAAYAGALMMFNSDKMGLQKLQIGGYTHCDDSTYDPIRYLKKLKAELKGKK comes from the coding sequence ATGTTAAAAAAAAGAATCTTTATGATGGTATGTAGTTTTGTGGTTTTGATGATGGTCGCCGTTACTTTTGCCAATGCCAACCCGGCCAACTGGCCGAAGAAAGTCCGCATCGGCCTTATTCCCACTGAAGGTGGGGCGGATATCATTGCACGGTTTAAACCGCTTATTAATCATTTGGAGAGTGTTCTCGGAATCGAGGTTGAAGGAAAAAGCGCTTCGGACTACGCAGGAATTATTACGGCAATGACCCATAAGCATATAGAATTCGCCTATTTCGGCCCCAAGAGTTACACGGATGCTGCAAACAAGGCAAATGCCCAGGCCGTTGCTTTGGAAATGGGCGAATCCGGCCAGAAAGGCTATTACGGTGTTATTATCTCTAAGAAGGGATCCGGAATCAAAACCCTGGAGCAGGCCAAAGGTCATGGTTTTGCTTTTAATGATCCCAACTCAACATCAGGCTACCTCGTTCCCATGGTCCTGTTTAAAAGAGACCTGAAGGTGGATCCGAAAAAATACTTCAAGCATGTCAAGTGGTCGGGTTCTCACGGAGCATCTATTCTGGGTGTAAAAAACGGCACGATTGAAGTGGCTTCAACCAATGACATCGATTTGAGGCGTATGGCTGAAAAAGGCCAGGTGAGCAATGATGATTTTAATATTTTATGGACGTCGGATCTTATTCCAGGATCTCCCATGTGCGTAAGGGGTGATCTGCCGGAGAGCCTGAAAGCAGCCTATGCTGGCGCATTGATGATGTTTAACAGCGATAAAATGGGTCTCCAAAAGCTTCAAATCGGAGGTTACACACACTGTGATGATAGTACCTACGACCCCATCCGTTATCTTAAAAAGTTAAAAGCAGAGTTGAAAGGGAAGAAGTAG
- the phnC gene encoding phosphonate ABC transporter ATP-binding protein produces MGQKIPIKTKHQDIPVLRTKGLGKTYPNGTRALKNVDFTIQRDEFVSIIGSSGAGKSTFLRCLNRLITPTEGLIELNGKDITYGNGAGLKKVRQRVGMIFQQFNLVPRLSVLSNVLAGRLRFNQGPISYGSSIIRLFSQLEKEIAFECLKQVGIEHLAFQRADTLSGGQQQRVAIARTLAQEPDVFLADEPISSLDPHSAEKVMEIMRQINQNQKIPVIVNLHHIDFALRYGRRIVGMADGEMIFDGKGEDMSPDTVAWIYQGREGGETERIRAYAVAG; encoded by the coding sequence ATGGGGCAAAAAATTCCAATTAAAACTAAACATCAAGACATCCCTGTTCTGCGTACCAAGGGGCTTGGTAAAACCTATCCCAATGGAACCCGGGCGCTTAAAAATGTTGATTTCACCATTCAGCGAGATGAATTTGTATCCATCATCGGTTCTTCCGGCGCTGGCAAATCGACCTTTCTTCGCTGCTTGAACCGTTTGATCACACCTACCGAAGGGCTGATTGAACTTAACGGAAAAGACATCACCTATGGAAATGGTGCAGGATTAAAGAAAGTCAGACAGCGGGTGGGGATGATTTTCCAGCAGTTTAATTTAGTGCCTCGGCTGTCGGTTTTGTCCAACGTTTTGGCAGGAAGACTTCGATTCAACCAGGGACCCATATCCTATGGATCATCCATAATCAGACTGTTTTCCCAATTAGAAAAAGAAATCGCCTTTGAATGTCTGAAACAGGTGGGGATTGAACATCTGGCTTTTCAACGGGCGGATACTCTCTCCGGCGGTCAGCAGCAGCGTGTGGCTATAGCACGAACTCTTGCCCAGGAGCCGGATGTGTTTCTGGCTGATGAACCGATATCCAGCCTTGATCCCCACAGTGCTGAAAAAGTAATGGAAATTATGCGGCAGATCAATCAGAACCAGAAAATCCCGGTTATTGTCAACCTTCACCATATAGATTTTGCACTGCGTTATGGCAGGCGGATTGTAGGAATGGCAGATGGAGAGATGATTTTTGATGGAAAAGGCGAGGATATGTCTCCGGACACAGTAGCCTGGATTTATCAGGGCCGTGAAGGAGGAGAAACTGAAAGGATTCGTGCATATGCGGTTGCCGGCTGA
- a CDS encoding alpha-D-ribose 1-methylphosphonate 5-triphosphate diphosphatase — protein MKKSICLYGGPVFNGKQLYPKGAVLFNEEGIVSVSAGNNRPLADISFNVNGRLIAPGMVDLHSDALEKCIEIRPGVYFDAEFALQNLDRRIVSCGITTFCHALSFADNELGLRSSERAESQVRLIHQYSKSNKSIVRHRVHARYEIGTKHGAEVIKRLLDERLIDAVSFMDHTPGQGQFRTLESFINYYTGTYKLTREEVLQMVVRKKRTRELGWDKAMRLASRIREYDLPFLSHDDDSVEKVALLKEIGVTASEFPVCMEAVKAAKNLKINVFMGAPNLIRGCSSNNHLKASDALKSGLCDALVSDYYPECLLQVPFFASKRHPLDLQDTLKLVTSNPGDYLKETVAAGRLIAGAPADLIVIDHTEPWAQVSQTWVSGRCVYNSKT, from the coding sequence ATGAAAAAATCGATTTGTCTTTATGGAGGCCCTGTATTTAACGGGAAACAACTCTATCCGAAAGGGGCGGTCCTTTTTAACGAGGAAGGGATAGTCTCTGTGTCAGCAGGAAATAACCGTCCCCTAGCGGACATCTCCTTTAATGTCAATGGTCGACTCATCGCCCCTGGAATGGTCGATCTTCATTCCGATGCCCTGGAAAAATGTATCGAGATCAGGCCCGGTGTCTATTTTGACGCTGAATTTGCCCTCCAGAATCTCGATAGAAGGATTGTTTCATGCGGTATTACCACCTTTTGTCACGCCCTCAGCTTTGCAGATAATGAACTGGGTCTGAGATCTTCTGAAAGAGCGGAAAGTCAGGTTCGGCTGATTCACCAATATTCGAAATCCAATAAATCTATTGTGCGACATCGGGTGCATGCTAGATATGAAATAGGGACCAAACATGGTGCTGAAGTCATTAAGCGGCTTTTGGATGAGCGGCTTATAGATGCTGTATCTTTTATGGATCATACCCCCGGGCAGGGCCAGTTCAGGACTCTTGAGTCTTTTATTAATTACTACACCGGCACGTATAAGCTGACCCGGGAAGAAGTCCTTCAAATGGTGGTTCGTAAAAAACGAACCCGCGAACTGGGTTGGGATAAGGCCATGCGTCTCGCTTCAAGGATACGCGAATACGATCTGCCGTTTTTGAGTCATGACGATGATTCGGTGGAAAAGGTGGCTTTGCTCAAGGAAATAGGTGTTACCGCGTCCGAATTTCCAGTTTGCATGGAAGCGGTTAAAGCCGCAAAAAATTTAAAAATAAATGTTTTTATGGGCGCTCCGAACCTCATCCGCGGTTGTTCATCAAACAACCACCTGAAAGCTTCAGATGCATTAAAAAGCGGACTATGTGATGCACTGGTAAGTGATTACTATCCCGAGTGTCTCCTGCAGGTTCCCTTTTTTGCGAGCAAAAGGCACCCCCTGGACCTGCAGGACACTCTAAAATTGGTAACCTCAAACCCTGGAGATTATCTTAAGGAAACAGTTGCAGCCGGCAGGCTTATTGCTGGCGCGCCTGCCGATCTGATTGTAATCGATCATACAGAGCCATGGGCGCAGGTATCACAAACCTGGGTATCGGGCAGATGTGTCTATAATTCGAAAACTTAA
- the phnL gene encoding phosphonate C-P lyase system protein PhnL: MKCMINVDKLNKNFFLHTQEEAKIPVFRDFHLKLKPGESVALVGPSGAGKSTLLRLLYGNYKTGSGKIQISHDGRSVNLADADPHSVLHIRKWTIGYVSQFLRVIPRVPAIQVVMEPMRVRGASEKISRTLAEKLLSRLRIPQRLWSLSPTTFSGGEQQRINIARGFIATYPVMLLDEPTASLDPENTETVIEIIKEAIDMGTSIIGIFHDKDIRNRVTSRRVKIYPVNNHTCSK; this comes from the coding sequence ATGAAATGTATGATAAATGTAGATAAACTAAATAAGAATTTCTTTCTTCATACCCAGGAAGAAGCAAAGATTCCTGTGTTCAGGGACTTTCATCTGAAACTGAAGCCTGGTGAGAGCGTCGCGCTGGTTGGTCCTTCAGGTGCGGGAAAGAGCACACTATTGCGGCTTCTATATGGCAATTATAAGACCGGATCAGGTAAAATTCAAATCAGCCACGACGGTCGTTCGGTAAATCTGGCAGACGCCGACCCACATAGCGTGCTTCATATTCGCAAATGGACCATCGGGTATGTGAGCCAATTCCTGCGGGTGATTCCCCGGGTACCGGCTATACAGGTTGTCATGGAACCCATGAGAGTCAGAGGTGCATCAGAAAAAATATCCCGCACCCTTGCTGAAAAACTTTTAAGTCGGCTGCGAATACCCCAACGCCTCTGGTCTTTATCTCCCACAACCTTTTCCGGCGGCGAACAGCAGAGAATAAACATTGCCAGGGGATTTATTGCAACATACCCCGTCATGCTTCTTGATGAACCCACCGCCAGCCTTGATCCTGAAAACACAGAAACTGTGATTGAAATCATAAAAGAGGCCATCGATATGGGCACATCAATTATAGGAATTTTTCATGATAAGGATATAAGAAACCGGGTTACATCAAGACGTGTAAAGATTTATCCGGTTAACAACCATACCTGCTCCAAATAA
- the phnK gene encoding phosphonate C-P lyase system protein PhnK, whose protein sequence is MCLKDSHHNPLLKVKAISKYYGLRIGCNRIDFELWPGEVLGIVGESGSGKTTLLNCISGQLPPSEGAVWYSSNGGMIDMCLAPEAQRRLVMRTEMGTVYQNPRDGLRMHVSAGGNIGERLMANGLRHYGDVRRQALNWLEKVEIDPDRIDDMPVTFSGGMLQRLQIARNLVTDPRLIFMDEPTSGLDVSVQARLLDLLRCLVTELELSVVMVTHDLAVTRLLAHRLIVMKGGEAVESGLTDQVLDDPQHPYTQLLVSSILHP, encoded by the coding sequence ATGTGCCTAAAAGATTCGCATCATAATCCTTTGCTCAAGGTTAAAGCCATCAGCAAATATTACGGTCTGAGAATCGGCTGCAATCGAATTGACTTTGAGCTGTGGCCGGGAGAGGTTCTTGGAATTGTCGGAGAATCCGGATCGGGAAAAACAACATTGCTCAACTGCATATCAGGGCAACTGCCGCCTTCCGAAGGTGCTGTCTGGTATTCAAGCAATGGAGGAATGATAGATATGTGCTTGGCCCCTGAGGCACAAAGAAGACTTGTGATGCGAACCGAAATGGGAACAGTGTATCAAAACCCGAGAGACGGTCTAAGGATGCATGTTAGCGCAGGGGGCAACATCGGCGAACGCCTCATGGCCAATGGGCTTCGACACTACGGCGATGTCCGTCGCCAGGCGTTGAACTGGCTTGAAAAAGTTGAAATTGATCCGGATAGAATTGACGATATGCCCGTCACATTTTCCGGGGGTATGCTGCAGCGGCTTCAAATTGCCCGCAATCTGGTGACCGATCCCCGTCTCATTTTTATGGATGAGCCCACAAGCGGCCTGGATGTTTCCGTGCAGGCACGCCTCTTGGATCTGCTCAGATGTCTGGTTACCGAACTGGAGCTGTCAGTGGTGATGGTGACCCATGATCTGGCCGTCACACGTCTTCTGGCACATCGCCTGATTGTTATGAAGGGTGGCGAAGCGGTGGAATCCGGACTTACGGATCAGGTTCTGGATGATCCTCAGCACCCTTACACACAGCTTTTGGTTTCCTCTATATTACACCCTTAG
- a CDS encoding alpha-D-ribose 1-methylphosphonate 5-phosphate C-P-lyase PhnJ, translating into MEGYNFAYLDEQTKRMIRRTILKAVAIPGHQVPFGSREMPLPYGWGTGGMQITASLIGAEDILKVIDQGADDTTNAVSIRRFFSRTAGVLTTTRTLEATIIQTRHRIPETQLTKDQIIVYQVPIPEPLRFIEPRDKEVRRMHALREYGIMYVKLYEDISRHGRIAKAFDYPVLVNDCYVMSPSPIPKFDNPKMNGMPALQLFGAGREKRIYAVPPYTKVKSLDFNDYPFEVECWSQHCALCGSNVSYLDEIIMDDKGTKLFVCSDTNHCNERMVKVHKGSRKESTENVENSIKVVAKKCA; encoded by the coding sequence ATGGAAGGATATAATTTTGCTTATCTGGATGAGCAAACAAAACGGATGATCCGCCGTACCATTTTAAAAGCCGTGGCCATCCCGGGACACCAGGTGCCTTTTGGCAGCCGGGAAATGCCGTTGCCTTACGGCTGGGGAACGGGCGGCATGCAAATCACCGCATCTCTGATCGGCGCTGAAGATATCCTGAAAGTTATTGACCAGGGGGCGGATGATACCACCAATGCTGTGAGTATTCGACGGTTTTTTTCCAGAACTGCAGGGGTCCTTACGACAACCCGGACACTGGAAGCAACCATTATTCAAACCCGCCACCGTATTCCTGAGACACAACTGACAAAAGACCAAATCATTGTTTATCAGGTTCCCATTCCGGAACCCCTTCGTTTCATAGAGCCCAGAGACAAAGAGGTTCGACGGATGCATGCCCTCAGAGAATATGGTATTATGTATGTTAAACTCTACGAAGATATCTCCAGACATGGTCGTATTGCGAAAGCATTTGATTATCCTGTACTGGTCAACGACTGCTATGTGATGAGCCCCTCTCCCATACCCAAATTCGACAACCCCAAAATGAATGGTATGCCTGCATTACAGCTTTTTGGTGCAGGCAGAGAAAAGCGTATTTATGCAGTACCGCCATATACAAAGGTTAAAAGTCTCGATTTCAATGATTATCCCTTTGAAGTGGAGTGCTGGTCGCAGCATTGCGCGCTGTGTGGCTCAAACGTCAGTTATCTTGATGAGATAATCATGGATGACAAGGGGACAAAATTGTTTGTCTGTTCGGATACCAACCATTGCAATGAACGTATGGTTAAAGTTCATAAGGGCAGTCGGAAAGAATCAACTGAAAATGTTGAAAATTCGATAAAGGTGGTGGCAAAAAAATGTGCCTAA
- a CDS encoding carbon-phosphorus lyase complex subunit PhnI encodes MYVAVKGGEEAIANAHKLLAEKRRGDCGVPELEISQIKEQLGLSIDRVMTEGSLYDPELAAISIKQSQGDLVEAIFLIRAYRTTLPRFGYSKPIDTATMEIKRRISSSFKDIPGGQVLGATYDYTHRLIDFALAVPQKENSGTCRSEIVDEAIQKNMPRVADLLAAEGLLHDETTDDQKKYVADLTRDPLEVPAGREIRLQNLARGDEGFILSLAYSLLRGFGASGHPFLGEIRYGKVTVEFTPEELGFAIEIGEIPVTECIMFNRFMGSDDTPPRFIKGYGLTFGHCERKAMAMAIVDYALRSRELGEDFEYPAQSEEFVLFHSDNVQASGFIEHLKLPHYVDFQAELVLMRSRQSEFKNDSKLNRKIEDEPTT; translated from the coding sequence ATGTATGTTGCCGTAAAAGGGGGTGAAGAGGCGATCGCCAACGCACATAAACTGTTGGCTGAAAAACGTCGTGGTGACTGTGGTGTTCCCGAATTGGAAATTTCTCAGATTAAAGAGCAGTTGGGTCTTTCAATAGACCGGGTGATGACAGAAGGATCTCTTTACGATCCTGAGCTTGCAGCCATTTCCATCAAACAGTCTCAGGGAGACCTGGTAGAAGCAATATTTCTTATCAGGGCCTACCGGACAACCTTGCCACGATTTGGATATTCCAAGCCCATAGATACAGCCACTATGGAGATTAAAAGGCGTATCTCATCTTCATTCAAAGATATTCCAGGAGGTCAGGTGCTCGGTGCGACCTATGATTATACACACCGCCTCATTGATTTCGCCCTGGCAGTGCCCCAGAAGGAAAATTCGGGAACATGCCGCAGTGAAATAGTGGACGAAGCCATCCAAAAAAACATGCCGAGAGTGGCTGATCTGCTGGCAGCCGAAGGCCTTCTCCATGATGAAACCACAGATGACCAAAAGAAATATGTGGCTGATTTGACCCGTGATCCCCTTGAAGTTCCTGCTGGGAGAGAAATACGCCTTCAGAACCTTGCAAGGGGTGATGAAGGATTTATACTATCCCTTGCCTATTCTCTTTTGAGAGGTTTTGGCGCTTCTGGGCACCCTTTTTTGGGAGAAATTCGATATGGGAAAGTAACCGTGGAATTCACTCCCGAAGAATTGGGATTTGCCATTGAGATTGGAGAGATCCCGGTCACCGAATGTATCATGTTCAACCGCTTTATGGGATCGGACGATACACCTCCCCGGTTTATCAAAGGATATGGATTGACCTTCGGTCATTGTGAGCGCAAAGCAATGGCAATGGCCATAGTCGATTATGCGTTGCGCAGCAGGGAATTGGGAGAAGATTTTGAATATCCGGCCCAAAGCGAAGAATTTGTGCTTTTTCACAGTGATAATGTCCAAGCTTCCGGTTTTATCGAGCATTTAAAGCTTCCTCATTATGTCGACTTTCAGGCTGAACTTGTATTGATGCGAAGCCGGCAGTCTGAATTCAAAAATGACAGCAAGTTAAACAGAAAAATCGAAGATGAGCCGACGACTTAA
- the phnH gene encoding phosphonate C-P lyase system protein PhnH has protein sequence MLSPIDLSKLTPGFSDPVQGSQQTFRAMLDAMAHPGKIVSIYKFLSPPTPMNPASAAVCMTLIDFDTTLWTDLKPGSKGVDWLRFHCGCPISADPSKAVFALITRSDEIPILNKFNTGSDECPESSTTLIMQTEGLSSTDGIRLTGPGIETFLTLKTGGLTKRFWQERQHQFDRFPLGVDILFTWENKLAALPRATKAEG, from the coding sequence ATGCTTTCCCCTATTGACTTAAGCAAACTGACGCCAGGATTTTCAGACCCGGTTCAAGGTTCCCAACAGACCTTTCGGGCCATGCTAGATGCCATGGCACATCCGGGAAAAATCGTTAGTATATATAAATTTCTTTCGCCTCCAACTCCCATGAATCCAGCATCAGCCGCTGTTTGTATGACTCTGATAGATTTTGATACAACTCTCTGGACAGACCTTAAACCAGGCTCAAAGGGGGTGGACTGGCTTAGATTTCATTGTGGATGTCCTATTTCAGCCGATCCTTCGAAAGCTGTTTTTGCTTTAATCACTCGAAGTGATGAAATACCTATCCTCAATAAATTTAATACAGGAAGCGATGAGTGCCCTGAATCTTCAACCACACTTATTATGCAAACCGAAGGATTAAGTTCAACAGATGGCATACGATTGACGGGTCCCGGTATTGAAACTTTTTTAACCCTGAAAACAGGAGGCTTAACAAAACGTTTCTGGCAGGAAAGACAGCATCAATTCGATCGGTTCCCTCTGGGAGTAGATATTCTTTTCACCTGGGAAAACAAGCTTGCGGCTTTACCCCGTGCAACGAAAGCAGAAGGTTAA
- the phnG gene encoding phosphonate C-P lyase system protein PhnG yields MSTDKFSHTINDRKQWMSVLAKSSSSELENVWQKLSEKPIYRHLHKPETGSMMVRGRAGGSGPRFNLGEMTTSRCTIQTVKGYVGSAYVAGCDHRHAELAAIFDALLQDPVYHHNIFSSVISRLKSSFDKKRKEASKKSAATKVDFFTMVRGE; encoded by the coding sequence ATGTCCACTGATAAATTTTCGCATACCATAAATGACCGGAAACAATGGATGAGCGTTTTGGCCAAGTCTTCATCCAGTGAGCTGGAAAATGTCTGGCAGAAACTATCTGAAAAGCCGATTTACCGGCATTTACACAAGCCGGAAACAGGCAGCATGATGGTTCGCGGTCGTGCAGGAGGCTCCGGACCCAGATTTAACCTTGGCGAGATGACGACCAGTCGCTGTACGATACAAACAGTAAAGGGATATGTGGGCAGCGCTTATGTTGCGGGGTGTGATCACAGGCATGCTGAACTTGCAGCCATATTTGACGCCCTCTTGCAAGACCCTGTTTACCATCACAATATTTTTAGCAGCGTTATTTCCAGACTCAAGTCATCCTTTGATAAGAAAAGAAAAGAGGCCTCAAAAAAGTCAGCTGCAACTAAGGTCGATTTTTTTACTATGGTTCGAGGCGAATAG
- a CDS encoding prolipoprotein diacylglyceryl transferase: protein MNNELFIICFGTAIALGLVWCFKNLPKEKWQIIGSIPVKKVVGNKWQGINFTYYGFFNANAFALAITILFVLLGGMGIPEPAVLMIVTAYLGVCMPASSLIAKLVEKKSFTFTVAGASFVGIIMGPWLILLFDYISHMWIRVDLPVIPILASLSIAYTFGEGAGRLACISFGCCYGRPVCEIHPLFRNFFKKLSFRFYGKTKKIAYAGGLEGEQVIPVQAITSVIYLITGLISMYFFLRGQYPFAFMISICITQLWRFLSEFFRADYRGNGKITAYQIMSIVMVIYSAIILSFFPLQYPVRPEIVIGIKSLWTPELIIFIQAIWIISFLFLGKSHVTGSNLSFYVIGKNI, encoded by the coding sequence ATGAACAATGAACTTTTCATTATCTGTTTCGGCACCGCTATTGCTTTAGGACTTGTCTGGTGTTTTAAAAACCTGCCCAAGGAAAAATGGCAGATCATCGGCTCTATACCGGTGAAAAAAGTTGTGGGCAATAAGTGGCAGGGTATTAATTTCACCTATTACGGTTTTTTCAATGCAAACGCATTTGCTCTGGCAATTACGATTTTGTTTGTTCTGTTAGGCGGGATGGGTATTCCGGAGCCTGCCGTGTTGATGATAGTCACCGCCTATCTTGGGGTCTGCATGCCTGCTTCCAGCCTCATTGCAAAACTGGTAGAAAAGAAGTCTTTTACCTTTACCGTAGCAGGTGCCAGTTTTGTGGGTATCATAATGGGACCGTGGTTGATCCTGTTGTTTGATTATATCAGCCACATGTGGATAAGAGTTGATTTGCCGGTAATTCCGATTCTCGCATCACTTTCAATTGCTTACACATTTGGAGAGGGAGCAGGCAGACTGGCATGTATCAGTTTCGGTTGTTGTTACGGCAGACCCGTTTGTGAAATTCATCCGCTATTCCGCAATTTTTTTAAAAAATTATCTTTTCGCTTTTACGGTAAAACAAAAAAGATCGCATATGCCGGTGGTCTGGAAGGCGAACAGGTAATTCCCGTTCAGGCGATCACCTCAGTGATTTATCTTATTACAGGTTTAATCAGCATGTATTTTTTTCTCAGAGGGCAATACCCCTTTGCATTTATGATTTCCATCTGCATCACCCAGTTGTGGCGATTTTTGTCCGAATTTTTCCGGGCAGACTACAGAGGTAATGGAAAGATAACCGCCTACCAGATTATGAGTATCGTGATGGTGATATACTCTGCAATCATTTTATCATTTTTCCCGCTGCAATACCCAGTAAGACCGGAGATTGTCATTGGAATCAAATCCCTGTGGACACCGGAGCTGATTATTTTTATCCAGGCGATATGGATCATTTCTTTTCTATTTTTGGGAAAAAGTCATGTCACCGGCTCAAACCTGTCTTTTTACGTGATAGGAAAAAATATATAA